A genomic segment from Paenibacillus sp. FSL K6-1096 encodes:
- a CDS encoding sugar-binding protein — translation MDKKWVSGAGVVVLFVLLLYLFIGFARHSARMGHIVKELSGHPGQDKPGHHIVLIEQERYHPYWEMVEKGAREAAAKYGMDIEFTGPVRNNMEEQLSLLEKAIAAQVDAIIVQGLNDEKFTPVIDKAVNRGIPVITIDTDAPASRRLAYVGTDNVAAGEALGRMVVQTTGGQGKIGVIIGSELAKNQLQRLDGLKNVVKHYSGMEIVDIRSSNISHMEAIQQAADMLRYHPEIDVMVGTSATDALGMLQASRSLKRSPLTIIGFDNQAETLDAISRGEIAGTVAQQPYLMGDMAVRLLYQHFQGAPLQSRYYTGVKVLDRSNVQEGESL, via the coding sequence ATGGATAAGAAGTGGGTCAGCGGCGCAGGGGTGGTTGTGCTTTTTGTGCTGCTGTTGTATCTGTTTATAGGGTTCGCGCGCCATTCGGCGCGGATGGGGCATATCGTCAAGGAGCTGAGCGGGCATCCCGGCCAGGATAAGCCCGGCCATCATATTGTGCTGATTGAACAGGAGCGGTATCACCCCTACTGGGAGATGGTCGAGAAGGGGGCGCGGGAGGCCGCAGCGAAATATGGCATGGATATCGAATTTACCGGGCCGGTCCGCAATAATATGGAAGAGCAGCTCAGTCTGCTGGAAAAAGCCATTGCCGCGCAGGTCGACGCGATCATCGTGCAGGGGCTCAACGACGAGAAGTTCACGCCGGTGATTGATAAGGCGGTGAACCGGGGGATTCCGGTCATCACGATTGACACCGATGCCCCGGCCAGCCGCCGGCTGGCCTATGTGGGCACCGACAATGTGGCCGCCGGCGAGGCGCTGGGCCGTATGGTGGTACAGACCACCGGCGGCCAGGGCAAAATCGGCGTCATCATCGGCAGCGAGCTGGCCAAGAACCAGCTCCAGCGCCTGGACGGCCTGAAGAATGTCGTGAAGCATTACAGCGGCATGGAGATTGTCGATATCCGCAGCTCCAACATCTCGCATATGGAGGCGATTCAGCAGGCGGCGGACATGCTGCGCTATCACCCGGAGATCGATGTCATGGTCGGCACCAGCGCGACGGATGCACTCGGGATGCTCCAGGCCTCCCGCAGCCTGAAGCGCAGCCCGCTGACCATCATCGGCTTCGATAACCAGGCCGAGACGCTGGACGCTATCAGCCGCGGGGAGATTGCAGGCACGGTCGCACAGCAGCCTTATCTGATGGGGGATATGGCTGTGAGGCTGCTCTATCAGCATTTTCAGGGAGCTCCGCTGCAGTCCAGGTATTATACCGGTGTGAAGGTGCTGGACCGCTCCAATGTGCAGGAGGGAGAGAGCTTATGA